Proteins found in one Deinococcus sp. Leaf326 genomic segment:
- a CDS encoding Mrp/NBP35 family ATP-binding protein, whose protein sequence is MRDAVMSALSTVNDPELHRDLVSLGMIERAEVEGGHARIKVNLTTPACPLKGQIEREVREAVLNVPGVDAVSVEFGATVRPAAQPALPGVKHVILVGSGKGGVGKSSVAVNLAASLAADGAQVGLLDADVYGPSVAHMVGQSAAKITANAERKMLPLEAHGFRFLSMANLSPAGQALVWRGPMLHSAIQQFLKDAAWGQLDYLVVDLPPGTGDVQLSLTQNVQVTGAVIVTTPQDVALIDAARAIDMFRKASVPVLGVVENMSYFVAPDTGHTYDIFGRGGSRKLGDYPLLGEVPLETGVREDADQGRPAVLAHPDSAAAVALRGVARTLAGQISVRAVHQNLASLPDQLTVV, encoded by the coding sequence ATGCGTGACGCCGTGATGAGCGCCCTGAGTACCGTGAACGACCCGGAACTGCACCGTGACCTCGTGTCGCTGGGCATGATCGAACGCGCCGAGGTCGAAGGTGGACACGCCAGGATCAAGGTCAACCTGACCACCCCCGCCTGTCCCCTCAAGGGCCAGATCGAGCGCGAGGTGCGCGAGGCCGTGCTGAATGTGCCGGGCGTGGATGCCGTGTCGGTCGAGTTCGGGGCGACTGTGCGCCCGGCCGCGCAGCCCGCCCTGCCGGGGGTCAAGCACGTCATCCTGGTCGGCAGCGGCAAGGGCGGCGTGGGCAAGAGCAGCGTGGCCGTGAACCTGGCGGCCAGTCTCGCGGCCGACGGCGCGCAGGTCGGGCTGCTCGACGCCGACGTGTACGGCCCCAGCGTGGCGCACATGGTTGGCCAGAGCGCCGCCAAGATCACTGCAAACGCCGAGCGCAAGATGCTGCCCCTCGAAGCCCACGGCTTCCGGTTCCTGAGCATGGCGAATCTCTCGCCCGCCGGGCAGGCGCTCGTGTGGCGCGGGCCGATGCTGCACTCGGCCATTCAGCAGTTTCTCAAGGACGCGGCGTGGGGCCAGCTCGACTACCTCGTCGTGGACCTGCCGCCGGGCACCGGGGACGTGCAGCTCTCGCTGACCCAGAACGTGCAGGTCACGGGCGCCGTCATCGTGACCACCCCCCAGGACGTGGCCCTCATCGACGCGGCGCGCGCCATCGACATGTTCCGCAAGGCCAGCGTGCCGGTGCTGGGCGTGGTCGAGAACATGAGCTACTTCGTGGCGCCCGATACCGGCCACACCTACGACATCTTCGGGCGGGGCGGCAGCCGCAAGCTCGGCGACTACCCGCTGCTGGGCGAGGTGCCCCTGGAGACCGGCGTGCGCGAGGACGCCGATCAGGGCCGCCCGGCTGTCCTGGCGCACCCCGACTCGGCCGCCGCCGTCGCCCTGCGCGGCGTGGCGCGGACCCTGGCCGGGCAGATCAGCGTGCGCGCGGTGCACCAGAATCTGGCCTCGTTGCCGGACCAACTCACCGTCGTATGA
- a CDS encoding helix-turn-helix domain-containing protein: MTQTSQMQTNRTFVDTVTYRPGAVILYPGKSDMLYRVSSGLVRVHTMDDDGNGLTLRYVKPGEYFGEEALAGVNRAYFAEAVTDSAIDVINPALMSAEDNLVVTTHLVRTLERAYESIYRLVGKRLRARIAGELLELRDTALATQLDSGETMIYATHDELAAAVGSVRETVTKVVGELSREGVISAGYGKITLKNQKALADIAAA, encoded by the coding sequence ATGACACAGACCAGCCAAATGCAGACCAACCGCACCTTTGTCGATACCGTGACCTACCGTCCCGGCGCGGTGATCCTCTACCCCGGTAAGAGCGACATGCTCTACCGCGTGTCGAGCGGTCTGGTGCGCGTGCACACGATGGACGATGACGGTAACGGCCTGACCCTGCGCTACGTCAAGCCCGGCGAATACTTCGGCGAAGAAGCCCTGGCCGGCGTGAACCGCGCCTACTTTGCCGAGGCTGTGACCGACAGCGCCATCGACGTCATCAACCCCGCCCTGATGAGCGCCGAGGACAACCTCGTCGTGACCACCCATCTCGTCCGCACGCTGGAGCGCGCCTACGAGAGCATCTACCGCCTAGTGGGCAAGCGCCTGCGCGCCCGCATCGCCGGCGAACTGCTCGAATTGCGCGATACCGCGCTGGCCACCCAGCTCGACAGCGGCGAGACCATGATCTACGCCACGCACGACGAACTGGCCGCCGCCGTGGGCAGCGTGCGCGAGACCGTGACCAAGGTCGTGGGCGAGCTCAGCCGCGAGGGCGTCATCAGCGCCGGCTACGGCAAGATCACGCTCAAGAACCAGAAGGCCCTCGCCGACATCGCCGCCGCGTAA
- the guaA gene encoding glutamine-hydrolyzing GMP synthase has product MSVVILDFGSQFTRLIARRFRELGAYSVILPGTASLERIQQENPQGVVLSGGPSSVYDANAPRPAPGVLDLDVPVLGVCYGMQFLAHEAGGDVKRAGKREYGKADLTRYGGQLFAGIQGEFVAWMSHSDSVTRLPEGYEVVAETEDTPVTAIENPVTRRYGVQFHPEVVHTPKGGQLLANFLEICGVARDWNAEHIIEELVDGVRAQVGDGRVLLAISGGVDSSTLGLLLARAVGEKLTAVFIDHGLLRLGEREQVEAALKPLGVNLVTVDARAEFMGALDGVSDPEQKRKIIGREFIRAFEREAREYGPFDFLAQGTLYPDVIESAGGEGAANIKSHHNVGGLPDDLAFKLVEPFRTLFKDEVREIARLLGLPEAVRTRHPFPGPGLAIRCLGAISEEKLDILKRVDDIFISGLREFGLYDGCSQALAILTPIQSVGVMGDERTYAYTAALRAVTTDDFMTAEWARLPYDFLATMSNRIVNQVHEINRVVYDITGKPPATIEWE; this is encoded by the coding sequence GTGAGTGTCGTCATTCTCGACTTCGGCAGCCAGTTCACGCGCCTGATCGCCCGGCGTTTCCGTGAGCTCGGCGCATACAGCGTCATTCTTCCCGGCACCGCGAGCCTGGAACGCATCCAGCAGGAGAACCCCCAGGGCGTCGTGCTGTCGGGCGGCCCCAGCAGCGTCTACGACGCGAATGCGCCCCGTCCGGCCCCCGGCGTGCTGGACCTCGACGTGCCGGTCCTGGGCGTGTGCTACGGCATGCAGTTCCTCGCGCATGAGGCGGGCGGCGACGTCAAGCGCGCGGGCAAACGCGAGTACGGCAAGGCTGACCTGACGCGCTATGGCGGGCAGCTCTTCGCCGGCATCCAGGGCGAGTTCGTCGCCTGGATGAGCCACAGCGACTCGGTGACCCGTCTGCCCGAGGGCTACGAGGTCGTGGCCGAGACCGAGGACACGCCCGTAACCGCCATCGAGAACCCGGTCACGCGGCGCTACGGCGTGCAGTTCCACCCCGAGGTCGTGCACACGCCCAAGGGCGGGCAGCTCCTCGCCAACTTCCTGGAGATCTGCGGCGTGGCGCGCGACTGGAACGCCGAGCACATCATCGAGGAACTCGTGGACGGCGTGCGGGCTCAGGTCGGGGATGGCCGCGTCCTGCTCGCCATCTCGGGCGGGGTGGACAGCTCCACGCTGGGGCTGCTGCTGGCGCGCGCGGTCGGCGAAAAGCTGACGGCAGTGTTCATCGACCACGGCCTGCTGCGGCTGGGCGAGCGCGAACAGGTCGAGGCGGCCCTGAAGCCCCTGGGCGTGAACCTCGTGACCGTGGACGCCCGCGCCGAATTCATGGGGGCGCTGGACGGCGTCTCGGACCCCGAGCAGAAGCGCAAGATCATCGGGCGCGAGTTCATCCGGGCCTTCGAGCGCGAGGCCCGCGAGTACGGTCCCTTCGACTTCCTGGCGCAGGGCACGCTGTACCCCGACGTGATCGAGTCGGCGGGCGGCGAGGGCGCGGCGAACATCAAGAGCCACCACAACGTCGGCGGCCTGCCCGACGACCTCGCCTTCAAACTCGTGGAGCCCTTCCGCACCCTGTTCAAGGACGAGGTCCGCGAGATCGCCCGCCTGCTGGGGCTGCCCGAGGCCGTGCGCACGCGCCATCCCTTCCCCGGCCCCGGCCTCGCCATCCGCTGCCTGGGGGCCATCAGCGAGGAGAAGCTCGACATCCTCAAACGGGTGGACGACATCTTCATCTCGGGGCTGCGCGAGTTCGGGCTGTACGACGGCTGCTCGCAGGCGTTGGCGATCCTCACGCCCATCCAGTCAGTCGGCGTGATGGGCGACGAGCGCACCTACGCCTACACCGCCGCCCTGCGGGCCGTGACCACTGACGACTTCATGACCGCCGAGTGGGCGAGACTGCCCTACGACTTTCTGGCGACCATGAGCAACCGCATCGTGAATCAGGTCCACGAGATCAACCGCGTGGTCTACGACATCACGGGTAAGCCGCCGGCCACCATCGAGTGGGAATGA
- a CDS encoding glutamine synthetase III — protein sequence MNPDFDVRSAARNWDVDKTTTATPGELVRDLFASDVLTLDQLKTRLSKPAYKSLQATVERGEQLDASIADTVALAMKTWAMEQGATHYTHWFQPLTGSTAEKHDSFLNPAGDGVAIMSFSGKELIQAEPDASSFPSGGLRATFEARGYTAWDPSSPAFIIRHTNGATLCIPSVFASWTGEALDLKTPLLRSVEALNKTVTPALKLFGASEGTRVGSSLGAEQEYFLIDEEYFYRRTDLVMSGRTLFGAQPPRGQELEDHYFGAIPDRVLSFMTDAEMQLYALGIPVKTRHNEVAPGQFEIAPIFEDSNIAADHQQLIMQVLRTTARKYGLVALLHEKPFAGINGSGKHCNWSMSTNKGENLLDPGDTPHENMQFLFFCSAVIKAVDEHQDLLRACVASASNDHRLGANEAPPAIISIFLGSELTDIFDRLVSGQGGAGKSVGLMGLGSSVLPEIPVHAGDRNRTSPFAFTGNKFEFRAVGSSQSISFPITVLNTIVADAVVALTAELEAALEGSDLDTAVAKVVRETYKKHERIIFNGDGYSSAWHEEAEQERGLLNLRTTLDAIEHLNSAKNAELFSKFGILNGRELDARQEIMYDIYFKTVNIEGETTEYVAQTQILPAALSYLSELGRAGGGRAAQGVSQEVGGVADELYDALQKLREQNAALGGDEVHEKAHHMRDAVLPAMADVRNASDRLERLVAGKFWPMPIYRQMLFVK from the coding sequence ATGAATCCAGACTTCGATGTGAGATCCGCCGCGCGCAACTGGGACGTGGACAAGACCACGACGGCCACCCCTGGCGAGCTCGTGAGGGACCTGTTTGCCAGCGACGTGCTGACCCTAGACCAGCTCAAGACCCGGCTGTCCAAGCCGGCCTACAAGAGCCTGCAGGCCACCGTGGAGCGCGGCGAGCAGCTTGACGCCAGCATCGCCGACACCGTGGCGCTGGCCATGAAGACCTGGGCCATGGAGCAGGGCGCGACCCACTACACCCACTGGTTCCAGCCGCTGACCGGCTCGACCGCCGAGAAGCACGACTCGTTCCTGAATCCGGCCGGCGACGGCGTGGCGATCATGTCGTTTTCGGGCAAGGAACTCATTCAGGCCGAGCCCGACGCCAGCTCGTTCCCCTCGGGCGGCCTGCGCGCGACCTTCGAGGCGCGCGGCTACACCGCCTGGGACCCCAGTAGCCCCGCGTTCATCATCCGGCACACCAACGGCGCGACGCTGTGTATCCCGAGCGTCTTCGCCTCGTGGACCGGGGAGGCGCTTGACCTCAAGACCCCGCTGCTGCGCAGCGTCGAGGCCCTGAACAAGACCGTGACCCCCGCCCTGAAGCTCTTCGGCGCGTCCGAGGGCACCCGTGTGGGCAGCAGCCTGGGCGCCGAGCAGGAATACTTCCTGATCGATGAGGAGTATTTCTACCGCCGCACCGATCTCGTGATGAGCGGGCGCACCCTGTTCGGCGCGCAGCCCCCGCGCGGCCAAGAACTTGAGGACCACTACTTCGGGGCCATTCCCGACCGCGTCCTGAGCTTCATGACCGACGCCGAGATGCAGCTCTACGCGCTGGGCATTCCGGTCAAGACCCGCCACAACGAGGTTGCGCCCGGCCAGTTCGAGATCGCCCCGATCTTCGAGGACAGCAACATCGCTGCCGACCACCAGCAGCTCATCATGCAGGTGCTGCGCACGACGGCCCGCAAGTACGGCCTCGTCGCACTGCTGCACGAAAAACCTTTTGCCGGCATCAACGGCTCGGGCAAGCACTGCAACTGGAGCATGAGCACCAACAAGGGCGAGAACCTGCTCGACCCCGGCGACACGCCGCACGAGAACATGCAGTTCCTGTTCTTCTGCTCGGCCGTCATCAAGGCCGTGGACGAGCACCAGGACCTGCTGCGCGCCTGCGTGGCGAGCGCCAGCAACGACCACCGCCTCGGGGCCAACGAGGCGCCGCCCGCGATCATCTCGATCTTCCTGGGCAGCGAACTGACCGACATCTTCGACCGCCTCGTCAGCGGCCAAGGCGGCGCGGGCAAGTCGGTGGGCCTGATGGGCCTGGGCAGCAGCGTCCTGCCCGAGATTCCGGTGCACGCCGGCGACCGCAACCGCACCAGCCCCTTTGCCTTCACCGGCAACAAGTTCGAGTTCCGCGCGGTGGGCAGCTCGCAGAGCATCTCCTTCCCGATCACGGTCCTGAACACCATCGTGGCCGACGCTGTCGTGGCCCTGACGGCCGAGCTGGAAGCGGCGCTCGAGGGTTCGGATCTCGACACGGCCGTGGCCAAAGTGGTGCGCGAGACCTACAAGAAGCACGAGCGCATCATCTTCAACGGCGACGGCTACTCGTCGGCGTGGCACGAGGAAGCCGAGCAGGAGCGCGGCCTGCTCAACCTGCGCACCACCCTGGACGCCATCGAGCACCTGAACAGCGCGAAGAACGCCGAACTGTTCAGCAAGTTCGGCATCCTGAACGGCCGTGAGCTCGACGCCCGCCAGGAAATCATGTACGACATCTACTTCAAGACCGTGAACATCGAGGGCGAGACCACCGAGTACGTCGCGCAGACCCAGATTCTGCCCGCCGCGCTGTCCTATCTCTCGGAACTCGGCCGGGCCGGGGGCGGGCGCGCGGCCCAGGGCGTGAGCCAGGAAGTGGGCGGGGTCGCCGACGAGCTGTACGACGCCCTCCAGAAGCTGCGCGAGCAGAACGCGGCGCTGGGCGGCGACGAGGTTCACGAGAAGGCCCACCACATGCGTGACGCCGTGCTGCCCGCGATGGCTGACGTGCGCAACGCCTCCGACCGCCTGGAACGTCTGGTTGCCGGCAAGTTCTGGCCCATGCCGATCTACCGCCAGATGCTGTTCGTGAAGTAG
- the glnA gene encoding type I glutamate--ammonia ligase — translation MTSPDSKNQSAKNQTAKKTPTPGKSVPSKQSILDELQQGEVKFLRLQFTDILGTTKNVEVPGSQFEKALNGDVTFDGSAVEGFTRVEESDMLLRPDLSTFLIYPQFSREEGERGRVARLICDVTLPDGTPFGGDPRRVLQGQIARARQLGFEMFVGTEPEFFLFERTPGGLGSTVTHDKAGYFDLAPIDKGERIRREIVNKLLQMGFDIEAAHHEVAPGQHEIDFRYAPALETADRIATFKFVVKRVALEYGLLASFLPKPLENVNGSGMHCHLSLFRDGQNAFADPEHEYGLSQIALHFIAGLLDHAGAIAAITNPLVNSYKRLVPGFEAPVNIAWSTSNRSALIRIPAKRGNSTRAEVRMPDPSCNPYLALAAMLAAGLDGIEHKMEPPPAIQRNIFKMTVREKRHHRVKELPADLREAVDELEKDEVIAQALGEHVMDHFVAAKRAEWRQYSATVHQWELDRYLDLI, via the coding sequence ATGACGTCCCCAGATTCCAAGAACCAGTCGGCCAAGAACCAGACGGCGAAAAAAACGCCCACCCCCGGCAAATCCGTGCCGAGCAAACAGAGCATCCTCGACGAGTTGCAGCAGGGCGAGGTCAAATTTCTCAGGCTCCAGTTCACGGACATCCTGGGCACGACCAAGAACGTGGAGGTGCCGGGGTCGCAGTTCGAGAAGGCCCTGAACGGCGACGTGACCTTCGACGGCAGCGCGGTCGAAGGCTTCACGCGCGTCGAAGAATCCGACATGCTGCTGCGCCCGGACCTCTCCACGTTCCTGATCTACCCGCAGTTCTCGCGCGAGGAAGGCGAGCGCGGGCGCGTGGCACGGCTCATCTGCGACGTGACGCTGCCCGACGGCACACCCTTCGGCGGTGACCCCCGGCGGGTGCTCCAGGGACAGATCGCGCGCGCCCGGCAGCTGGGCTTCGAGATGTTCGTGGGCACCGAACCCGAGTTCTTCCTGTTCGAGCGCACGCCCGGCGGCCTGGGCAGCACAGTCACGCACGACAAGGCCGGCTATTTCGACCTCGCGCCCATCGACAAAGGCGAGCGCATCCGCCGCGAGATCGTGAACAAGCTCCTCCAGATGGGATTCGACATCGAGGCCGCGCACCACGAGGTCGCGCCCGGCCAGCACGAGATCGACTTCCGGTACGCGCCCGCTCTGGAAACGGCCGACCGCATCGCCACCTTCAAGTTCGTGGTCAAGCGCGTGGCGCTGGAGTACGGCCTGCTGGCGAGCTTCCTGCCCAAACCGCTGGAGAACGTAAACGGCAGCGGAATGCACTGCCACCTGAGCCTATTCAGAGACGGCCAGAACGCGTTCGCCGACCCGGAGCACGAGTATGGCCTCTCGCAGATAGCGCTGCACTTCATCGCCGGCCTGCTGGACCACGCCGGGGCCATCGCGGCCATCACCAACCCGCTGGTGAACAGCTACAAGCGCCTCGTCCCGGGGTTCGAAGCCCCGGTGAACATCGCCTGGAGTACGAGTAACCGCTCGGCCTTGATCCGCATTCCGGCCAAGCGCGGCAACTCGACCCGCGCCGAGGTCCGGATGCCCGACCCGAGCTGCAACCCCTACCTCGCCCTGGCCGCCATGCTCGCCGCCGGCCTGGACGGCATCGAGCACAAGATGGAGCCGCCCCCCGCCATCCAGCGCAACATCTTCAAGATGACGGTGCGCGAAAAGCGCCACCACCGCGTCAAGGAACTGCCCGCCGACCTGCGCGAGGCGGTGGACGAGCTGGAAAAGGACGAGGTGATCGCCCAGGCGCTCGGGGAACACGTCATGGACCATTTCGTGGCGGCCAAACGCGCCGAGTGGCGGCAGTACAGCGCGACCGTGCACCAGTGGGAGCTCGACCGCTACCTCGACCTGATCTGA
- a CDS encoding AAC(3) family N-acetyltransferase, which produces MLNILRRLAVTPAELDEALAALGLDGSQSVMVHASLRSFGSLEGGARTVVDTLLGRTNTLVAPAFTYNTLLSRPAASTNVRFSRDSRVSRDIGRVPQEMVERPEAVRSFHPALSFIALGEHARQVTEVQTLASPYQPVGTLYDLDGYALLMGVDFGSNTTVHYGEYLAGMPLLTRYVPQDGAVVPTAFPNCSADFDRLEPYVQGAQVSLSGSLLRLYRVRDLVDETVKLLNRDPEALLCTYRSCRCQQVRETVRAGGLSPRPHPAAHP; this is translated from the coding sequence GTGCTGAACATCCTGCGCCGACTCGCCGTGACCCCCGCCGAACTGGACGAGGCGCTCGCGGCCCTGGGCCTCGACGGCTCGCAGTCGGTGATGGTCCACGCCAGCCTGCGGTCCTTCGGGTCGCTGGAGGGCGGAGCCAGAACGGTGGTGGACACCCTGCTGGGCCGCACCAACACGCTGGTGGCCCCGGCCTTCACCTACAACACGCTGCTCAGCCGCCCGGCCGCCTCTACCAACGTCCGGTTCAGCCGCGACTCGCGGGTGAGCCGCGACATCGGGCGGGTGCCGCAGGAGATGGTCGAGCGCCCGGAGGCCGTGCGGTCCTTTCACCCGGCCCTGAGCTTCATCGCGCTGGGCGAGCACGCGCGGCAGGTCACCGAGGTGCAGACCCTCGCCAGCCCGTACCAGCCGGTGGGGACGCTGTACGACCTGGACGGCTACGCTCTGCTGATGGGCGTGGATTTCGGCAGCAACACGACCGTGCACTACGGCGAGTATCTGGCCGGAATGCCGCTGCTCACGCGCTACGTGCCGCAGGACGGGGCGGTGGTTCCCACGGCGTTCCCCAACTGCTCGGCCGACTTTGACCGCCTGGAACCGTATGTGCAGGGCGCGCAGGTGTCGCTGAGCGGATCGCTACTGCGGCTCTACCGCGTGCGCGACCTCGTGGACGAGACGGTGAAGCTGCTCAACCGGGACCCCGAGGCCTTGCTGTGCACCTACCGCAGTTGCCGCTGCCAGCAGGTGCGTGAGACGGTGCGCGCGGGGGGGCTCTCGCCCCGGCCTCACCCGGCGGCCCACCCCTGA
- a CDS encoding NAD(P)/FAD-dependent oxidoreductase: MTSGTGTEHSEILVVGGGPAGLYAAFYAAWRGLSVRLLEARGELGGQLTALYPDKRVYDVPGLPEARAADIIAGQVRQLDGLDVTSELRTVAHGLEARPDGGWTVRTNRGDFTAGAVILTAGMGALLPREARVPGAASHPDVRSDVPEPAELAGRRVLVVGGVPQATRAALELAAAGAAVTLTHRRLGFRGSPGELDALEEARAGGRLSVLAPAVLVNLVPGGAHLTVDGEPVRVPADTVLILGGYLPDLSPLQSWPLDWQGEYVPDGLGGQTALPGVYVAGDLAKSGGDFKLISLAYAQAAMAANHAAHHVRPELRVRPGHSSEQRVQL, translated from the coding sequence ATGACGAGCGGGACAGGCACGGAACACAGCGAGATTCTGGTGGTGGGCGGCGGCCCGGCGGGGCTGTACGCGGCTTTCTACGCGGCGTGGCGCGGCCTGAGCGTGCGGCTGCTCGAAGCGCGCGGCGAGCTGGGCGGGCAGCTCACGGCGCTGTACCCCGACAAGCGGGTCTACGACGTGCCGGGCCTGCCCGAAGCCCGCGCCGCCGATATCATCGCCGGGCAGGTGCGGCAACTGGACGGCTTGGACGTAACATCCGAACTGCGGACCGTGGCGCACGGCCTGGAGGCGCGGCCAGACGGCGGCTGGACCGTGCGGACCAACCGGGGCGACTTCACGGCGGGCGCCGTGATTCTGACGGCGGGCATGGGTGCCCTATTGCCGCGCGAGGCGCGGGTGCCAGGCGCCGCCTCGCACCCCGACGTGCGCAGCGACGTGCCCGAACCCGCCGAACTGGCCGGCCGCCGCGTGCTCGTCGTGGGCGGCGTGCCGCAGGCCACCCGCGCCGCACTGGAACTCGCCGCGGCCGGGGCCGCCGTGACCCTCACCCACCGCCGACTGGGCTTCCGGGGCAGCCCGGGAGAACTTGACGCGCTCGAAGAGGCCCGGGCCGGGGGCCGGCTGAGCGTGCTGGCCCCAGCAGTCCTCGTCAACCTCGTGCCCGGCGGCGCACATCTCACGGTGGACGGCGAGCCGGTGCGCGTCCCGGCCGACACGGTCCTGATCCTGGGGGGCTACCTGCCCGACCTCTCCCCTCTCCAGAGCTGGCCGCTGGACTGGCAGGGCGAGTACGTTCCCGACGGCCTCGGCGGGCAGACCGCCCTGCCGGGGGTATATGTGGCCGGCGACCTCGCGAAGTCGGGCGGCGACTTCAAGCTCATCTCGCTGGCTTATGCCCAGGCGGCGATGGCCGCGAACCACGCCGCGCACCATGTCCGGCCCGAACTGCGGGTGCGGCCCGGTCACAGCAGCGAGCAACGGGTCCAGCTCTAG
- a CDS encoding FAD-dependent oxidoreductase — MTQVYSPERPLRVAVIGSGPSGVFAAEALLKQTSFPAEVDVFDRLPTPYGLVRYGVAPDHLTIKSVTRGFEKTLSDPRVRFLGNVEFGRDLTHAEALAHYDAVIYTVGASSDRRLGIPGEDLAGSMSATEFVAWYNGHPDAAAREMLLHAGGVAVVGVGNVALDVSRILVKTVAELRGSDIAEHALKALERSQVKDVYVLGRRGPAQANFTTKELREFGELSDADPVVMPADVQLGEAEEAAITDNVKRKNVEVLREFAVRTPEGKDRRIHLRFLVSPVEILDDGQGNVAGLKIERNRLDERGNAVGTGEYETLPVQMVLRSVGYRGVPLEGVPFDERRGVIPNTEGRVEGRPGEYTAGWIKRGPSGVVGTNRKDATDTVALLLADAQAGALPTPAQPSREAVDALLAGKGVDVYTFGDWQALDAHELSEGQAQGRPRHKVVDLAEMLSHRRR, encoded by the coding sequence GTGACTCAGGTTTATTCTCCCGAACGGCCCCTGCGTGTGGCTGTGATCGGCAGCGGTCCCAGCGGCGTGTTCGCCGCCGAGGCGCTGCTCAAGCAGACGAGCTTTCCGGCCGAAGTGGACGTGTTCGACCGGCTGCCCACCCCCTACGGGCTGGTGCGCTACGGCGTGGCGCCCGACCACCTCACCATCAAGAGCGTGACCCGGGGCTTCGAGAAGACCCTCTCGGACCCGCGCGTGCGCTTTCTGGGCAACGTGGAATTCGGGCGCGACCTGACGCACGCCGAGGCCCTGGCCCACTACGACGCCGTGATCTACACGGTCGGGGCCAGCAGCGACCGCCGCCTGGGCATTCCGGGCGAGGACCTCGCGGGCAGCATGAGCGCCACCGAATTCGTCGCTTGGTACAACGGCCACCCCGACGCGGCGGCGCGCGAGATGCTGCTGCACGCGGGCGGCGTGGCCGTCGTCGGCGTGGGCAACGTGGCGCTGGACGTGAGCCGCATCCTCGTCAAGACCGTGGCCGAACTGCGAGGGTCCGACATCGCCGAGCACGCCCTGAAGGCGCTGGAACGCAGTCAGGTCAAGGACGTGTACGTGCTGGGCCGCCGTGGTCCCGCGCAGGCCAACTTCACGACCAAGGAACTGCGCGAGTTCGGAGAACTGAGCGACGCCGACCCGGTCGTGATGCCGGCCGACGTGCAGCTCGGCGAGGCCGAGGAAGCCGCCATCACCGACAACGTCAAGCGCAAGAACGTGGAGGTGCTGCGCGAGTTCGCGGTGCGCACGCCCGAGGGCAAGGACCGCCGTATCCACCTGCGCTTTCTGGTGTCTCCGGTCGAGATTCTGGACGACGGCCAGGGCAACGTGGCCGGCCTGAAGATCGAGCGCAACCGCCTGGACGAGCGGGGCAACGCCGTGGGCACCGGCGAGTACGAGACGCTGCCCGTGCAGATGGTGCTGCGCTCGGTGGGCTACCGGGGCGTGCCTCTGGAGGGCGTCCCCTTCGACGAGCGCCGGGGCGTGATTCCGAACACGGAGGGCCGCGTCGAGGGCCGCCCCGGCGAGTACACCGCCGGCTGGATCAAGCGCGGCCCCAGCGGCGTGGTCGGCACCAACCGCAAGGACGCCACCGACACCGTCGCCCTCCTGCTGGCCGACGCGCAGGCCGGCGCACTGCCCACACCTGCACAGCCCAGCCGGGAAGCGGTGGACGCCCTGCTGGCCGGCAAGGGCGTGGACGTGTACACCTTCGGCGACTGGCAGGCGCTTGACGCCCACGAGCTGAGCGAGGGCCAGGCCCAGGGCCGCCCGCGCCACAAGGTCGTGGACCTCGCCGAGATGCTCTCGCACCGCCGCCGCTGA
- a CDS encoding MBL fold metallo-hydrolase → MAGLSPVAPGVQVIPLYANVYLLSSPQGRVLVDSGTLTHAPAFARLLREFRPDAALLTHSHLDHAGNAWLAARAGVPLLTHPLEHARLTGQRHELPYPAGQPGLGALASRLHPWPRAEQVQAIGPGDTLRGWEVVHLPGHTDGQIGLRRGGVLVAADAVLASGDGAHLPREAYNWDHARALLTLREMADLDLEVILPGHGGPLTPAQVRARATRDD, encoded by the coding sequence TTGGCAGGCCTGAGTCCGGTCGCCCCCGGTGTGCAGGTCATCCCCCTGTACGCCAACGTGTACCTGCTGAGCAGCCCGCAGGGCCGCGTTCTGGTGGACTCGGGCACGCTGACCCACGCCCCGGCTTTCGCGCGGTTGCTGCGCGAGTTCCGGCCGGACGCGGCGCTGCTCACTCACAGTCACCTCGACCATGCCGGTAACGCCTGGCTGGCGGCCCGTGCCGGCGTGCCTCTGCTGACGCACCCGCTGGAACACGCCCGCCTGACCGGCCAGCGCCACGAGTTGCCCTACCCCGCCGGGCAGCCCGGTCTGGGGGCACTGGCCTCGCGCCTGCACCCCTGGCCGCGCGCCGAACAGGTGCAGGCCATAGGCCCCGGCGACACCCTGCGTGGCTGGGAGGTCGTGCACCTGCCCGGCCATACCGACGGCCAGATCGGGCTGCGGCGCGGCGGGGTGCTCGTCGCCGCCGACGCGGTGCTCGCCTCGGGAGACGGCGCGCATCTGCCGCGCGAGGCCTACAACTGGGACCACGCGCGGGCGCTGCTGACCCTGCGGGAGATGGCTGACCTCGACCTGGAGGTCATCCTGCCGGGCCACGGCGGTCCCCTGACCCCGGCGCAGGTGCGGGCGCGGGCCACCCGGGACGACTGA